GCGCTCGAGGAGCGCCTGCCGGTCGGCTGACCCGGGCCGCATGCGGGCGGCGGCATAGACTGCCGCCATGGCGGACGTGCGTTACGCGGCGATCGGGGACTCCTTCACGGAGGGCGTGGGAGACGAGCTGCCGGACGGCACGCCGCGCGGCTGGGCGGATCTCGCCGCGCAGGGGTGGGCCGACGCGCTCGGTGAACCCATCCGATACGCCAACTTCGCGATCCGCGGCCGCCTGGCGTGGCCGATCGTCGAGGAGCAGCTCGAGGCGGCGCTCGCGCTGGGGCCGACCCACCTGTCGTTCAACGGCGGCGGCAACGACATGCTGCGCCCGCGCACGCCGATCTCGCGCATCGCCGACGCGTTCTCGCACGTGCTGCGGCGCTGCGACGAGGAGGGCGTCACGCTGATCCTGCTCTCGGGTGCCGATCCGACCGAAGGGCTGCCACTCGGCGGTCTGGTCCGGCGCCGCGGCGATCAGCTGTCTGCCGCCGTCGAGGCCCGCATGGCGGGGCGCGACGACGTCGTCCGTGCCCTGAACTGGCCGGATCGCGAGCTCGCGCGTGCGCCGTACTGGTCGCAGGACCGGCTGCACATGAACACCCGCGGTCACCATCGCGTGGCGGCTCGCGTCCTCACGGCACTCGGGCTCCAGCCCGACCCGGAGTGGTGGTCGCTGCCGCTCGACGATTCGGGCGTGCGCCTGCGCGGCGCCGCGTACTACCGCACGCACGTGGGGCCGTGGCTGCGGCGCAGGCTGACGCGCACCTCGTCGGGAGACGGCCGTGTGCCGAAGTTCGCCCAGTGGCAGGAGCTCCGGCCCGGCGGAATGACTCATGCGTCCGAGGGGTTGGACCCGTCGTGAAGAAGATCGGGTTCCTGTCCTTCGGCCACTGGACGCCGCACCCCGAGTCGGGCACGCGCAGCGCGAGCGACATGCTGCTGCAGTCCATCGACCTGGCCCAGGCCGTGGAGGACGTCGGCGCGGACGGCGCCTACTTCCGCGTGCACCACTTCGCGCGGCAGATGAGCTCGCCGTTCCCGTTGCTCGCCGCCGTCGGCGCGAAGACGTCGCGCATCGAGATCGGCACCGGCGTGATCGACATGCGCTATGAGAACCCGCTCTACATGGTGGAGGACGCCGGCTCGGCTGACCTGATCTCGGAGGGCCGCCTGCAGCTCGGCATCTCGCGTGGCTCACCCGAGCAGGTGATCGACGGCTGGAAGCACTTCGGGTACGGCAGCGCGGACGACGATCCGGACGGGTCGCAGATGGCGCGCGGCAAGACCGAGCTGCTGCTGCAGCTGCTCGAGGGCCGGGGCTTCGCGCAGCCGAACCCTCGCCCGATGTTCCCCAATCCGCCGGGCCTGCTGCGGCTCGAGCCGCACAGCGAGGGCCTGCGGCAGCGCATCTGGTGGGGCGCCGGCTCGAACGCCACTGCGGTGTGGGCCGCCGAGCGCGGCATGAACCTCATGAGCTCGACGCTCAAGAACGACGAGACCGGCGAGGCCTTCCACGTGCAGCAGGCGGAGCAGATCCGGCTGTTCCGTGAGGAGTGGGCGAAGCACGACTGGGGCTACGAGCCGCGCGTCTCGGTGTCGCGCTCGATCGTTGCGATCACGGATCATCGCGACCGCCGGTACTTCGTCGGCGGGGGCGACCACGAGGATCAGATCGGGTACATCGACGCGAGCACGCGCGCGATCTTCGGGCGCTCGTACGCGGCAGAACCCGACGCCCTGATCGAGGAGCTGCGACGCGACCAGGCTGTCGCCGAGGCCGACACGCTGCTGATCACGATCCCCAGCCAGCTCGGCGTCGACTACAACACGCACCTGATCGAGTCGATCCTGACGGAGGTCGCGCCCGCGCTCGGCTGGCGCTGAGCGCTCAGCTGCCGTCGGGATCGGCCGTCGGCAACGCGGATGCGTGCAGATCCACCTCCACCAGCGGGGTGCCGGTGTCCACGTACAGCCGCGCGCCGGGGACGGTGGCCGCCCGCAGGCGAGCGATCGCGGAGGGGTGGTCGCGCGGGTGCCGGCCGTCCAGAACCCCGACCCGGCAGGCGAACACCAGGTCGAAGGGAGCCGTCCCGGGCGGCAGCTCGAGCTCTTCCACGCGGCCGACGAGCACGCTGATCGCGCCCCGCTCGATCTCGGCGCGGCAGGTCGCCTCGGTGCGGGCGATCCCCGTCGCGGACCGATCGACCACCAGCACATGGCCGCCAT
The Microbacterium sp. JZ31 genome window above contains:
- a CDS encoding SGNH/GDSL hydrolase family protein, with protein sequence MADVRYAAIGDSFTEGVGDELPDGTPRGWADLAAQGWADALGEPIRYANFAIRGRLAWPIVEEQLEAALALGPTHLSFNGGGNDMLRPRTPISRIADAFSHVLRRCDEEGVTLILLSGADPTEGLPLGGLVRRRGDQLSAAVEARMAGRDDVVRALNWPDRELARAPYWSQDRLHMNTRGHHRVAARVLTALGLQPDPEWWSLPLDDSGVRLRGAAYYRTHVGPWLRRRLTRTSSGDGRVPKFAQWQELRPGGMTHASEGLDPS
- a CDS encoding LLM class flavin-dependent oxidoreductase; its protein translation is MKKIGFLSFGHWTPHPESGTRSASDMLLQSIDLAQAVEDVGADGAYFRVHHFARQMSSPFPLLAAVGAKTSRIEIGTGVIDMRYENPLYMVEDAGSADLISEGRLQLGISRGSPEQVIDGWKHFGYGSADDDPDGSQMARGKTELLLQLLEGRGFAQPNPRPMFPNPPGLLRLEPHSEGLRQRIWWGAGSNATAVWAAERGMNLMSSTLKNDETGEAFHVQQAEQIRLFREEWAKHDWGYEPRVSVSRSIVAITDHRDRRYFVGGGDHEDQIGYIDASTRAIFGRSYAAEPDALIEELRRDQAVAEADTLLITIPSQLGVDYNTHLIESILTEVAPALGWR
- a CDS encoding methyltransferase domain-containing protein — translated: MDALPLRPGLRVLEIGGAPGAAARAVASAVGDGGHVLVVDRSATGIARTEATCRAEIERGAISVLVGRVEELELPPGTAPFDLVFACRVGVLDGRHPRDHPSAIARLRAATVPGARLYVDTGTPLVEVDLHASALPTADPDGS